The window CGTCTCGTTGGATTGGTTTCACGATCCAACGCAAAAGATTCGCATCAGCAATGAGTTAAACCATTCTTGGTGAGTCTGACACACCGAGAAATGGTTTAGAGGAAAAATATAAAGGTCCAGATTCCCATGCATGCTAACGATTCCGATTTGGAGCCGTCATCCGTCATTGATGTTCATGATTTTGGCGAAGCAATGTTTTCTGCCATTACATCCCGTCATTCAGTTTCTCCTAAGGCGCTTCAAGCCCCTGGACCCAGCGACGAGCAATTGCAAAGGTTGATCGAAGTCGCTGCCTGTGCTCCGGATCATGGTTTGCTGCGTCCATGGCGCTTCATTCTTTTTCCGGAAGACAAACGTCCTGTACTGGCAGATCTGTTTGAAGAGGCCCTGCTTGAGCGACATTCGCAAGCAACAGAAGAAGACAGATTGCGGGCGAGAGAGAAAGCTGCCCGGGCACCGCTTTTGCTTGGTGTTGTTGTTCATATCGACAAGGAAGATGAAAAGGTCGCCTTTGAAGACCAGATTGCATCGGCCGGAGCTGCGCTTCAAAATGTGCTTCTTCAGGTTCATGCCTTCGGGTTTGGCGCCAGAGCAACATCAGGTCGTGCTGTGCGCACGAACGCCTTCCGAAAGGCGTTGAACCTGCATGAAGATGAGGTTTTCCTATGCTTCCTGGCGATCGGTACCGCAACCAGAAAAGCCAAGACCAAGGAACGACCTGATCCGAAATCTTTGCTGACCTCATGGCCATGAGCTGAAGGGTTGCGACTTTTCAGTCCAAATTGACTTGGAGCAAGTCAGAGCAGGTTCGCTTTGAGTAATGTCACTATAAGATGATTGTAATTGTCAACTTTGGAGCTCGATACCAAATTGGCAGAATAAACGAGACTGTCATGCTTTTTTGTCACAAAAATGCTCGATCCCGCGCTTCCTCGGCCACCATTCCAATTGCTTGGAAAATGACCTTGATGTCGTTGCCTCTTGTTGCCTTGTTTTCCCAAACCGCACTGGCGGCAGGAAGTCAGCTGAAGGTCAGCCCCAAGCCAAAGCAGTCGCAGGAAAAGCTGGCAATCGCAACACCGACCGAAGTGATCGAAATTGATGTGGTCAATCAAATCATCGATCTCAATGCAAATTCTTCTTATGAAGCCTTTCGGTTCGAGCCTGACTATCTAAGCTTGAAGCCGGGTACTGTGGTCCGTTTCAAAGGCTCCACCGGACGTCACACAGTTAGTTCCGTGCGTGGTATGTATCCTGAAGGTGCGCGCCCGTTCGAGATTCGTGGCAAGCCTCAGATGGACGTCGCATTTGAGAAAGAAGGCGTGTACGGCATTCGCTGTCGCGTCCATGGTCGCCACGGAATGGCAATGCTGATCATTGTCGGCGATCCAAAGGTCAATCTGGATAAAGCCCGCTCTCAAAAGGTCGGCAAAAAGGAAGCTGTCAAATTCAAGCTTCTGTTTGAGCGCCTGGACAAGGAAATCGCAGCTAAAAGTTAAGTCGAAAAACTGCGTACGAGTGCGAGTACTTCCTTCTCCACATCACTACGAACGGGGTGAGGGACATGCGCATATAAGCTACGCTTCCATTTGTGGCCGCGAAAGGGGAGAAAGATCACACCCTTTTGCGGTTCTTCACTCATGGACGCGATGGTGATACCCAATCCGGCCCCAACCATCGCCAAGGCTCGGCCATCCTGATCGGTCCGATAGCGTACTTGAAATTCAACGCCTTTTTCCCGCATCCAGGCTTCCATTTGCGGTCGCATCTCACATTGCATGCGGGCAATGAAAGGCTCATCTTGCAGATCTTGTAGGCACATGGAATTGCGGGAGGCGAAGGGATGGTTCTCAGGCAATGCGACCCCAAACACATCTTCCTTGAGCAGGAATGTCTGCATATCACTACGGCCATCACCCAACCCCCAATCTGTGGGCTTCTTGTCTTGCAGAACCAAATTGTCTGAACCACTAGCTGAGACAGAAAAGATCATGTCAAAGATGCGATCATCTTGCGGGTCCAGACGATTGACCGGTCCAGTATCACTCACATCGAAAGTTACATGTGGTGTAGCGATGGCAAAGCCCTTAAGTAGATCGCCAAGATAACCAGCCGGGAATGAGTTGCTGGCCAGAATGCGTAAGATGCGACTGCTCTTTCGCTTGCGAAAGCGGCGCTTCAGAGCATCTACCTCTGTTACAATGTGATCTGCGGAATGTTTCAGATGACGTCCTTCTGGCGTCAGGACCACATTGCGTTTGTTACGAACAAACAAATGACATTCCAGTTCAGCCTCCAGTTTGGCAATGGAAGCGGAAAGGGCGGGCTGAGATATATTGGCCAATGACGCTCCACGGGTGAAGCTTCCGGTTTCTGCTGCTGCCAGAAAGTGCTTGAGCTGCTTGATATCCATCATCATAACTTTTGTTTATGGTAATAAGAATTATTATCGATTAGACGGATGTAAAAAACAAGGCTAACCTCATTACCAGAAACAAAAGAGATACCACAGCAAGAAGGATCAAGGCTTCAGCGATGACATGGCTCGAAACCTATCGC is drawn from Cohaesibacter gelatinilyticus and contains these coding sequences:
- a CDS encoding azurin, whose protein sequence is MSLPLVALFSQTALAAGSQLKVSPKPKQSQEKLAIATPTEVIEIDVVNQIIDLNANSSYEAFRFEPDYLSLKPGTVVRFKGSTGRHTVSSVRGMYPEGARPFEIRGKPQMDVAFEKEGVYGIRCRVHGRHGMAMLIIVGDPKVNLDKARSQKVGKKEAVKFKLLFERLDKEIAAKS
- a CDS encoding nitroreductase family protein → MHANDSDLEPSSVIDVHDFGEAMFSAITSRHSVSPKALQAPGPSDEQLQRLIEVAACAPDHGLLRPWRFILFPEDKRPVLADLFEEALLERHSQATEEDRLRAREKAARAPLLLGVVVHIDKEDEKVAFEDQIASAGAALQNVLLQVHAFGFGARATSGRAVRTNAFRKALNLHEDEVFLCFLAIGTATRKAKTKERPDPKSLLTSWP
- a CDS encoding LysR family transcriptional regulator, whose protein sequence is MMMDIKQLKHFLAAAETGSFTRGASLANISQPALSASIAKLEAELECHLFVRNKRNVVLTPEGRHLKHSADHIVTEVDALKRRFRKRKSSRILRILASNSFPAGYLGDLLKGFAIATPHVTFDVSDTGPVNRLDPQDDRIFDMIFSVSASGSDNLVLQDKKPTDWGLGDGRSDMQTFLLKEDVFGVALPENHPFASRNSMCLQDLQDEPFIARMQCEMRPQMEAWMREKGVEFQVRYRTDQDGRALAMVGAGLGITIASMSEEPQKGVIFLPFRGHKWKRSLYAHVPHPVRSDVEKEVLALVRSFST